In one window of Cellulophaga sp. HaHa_2_95 DNA:
- the uvrC gene encoding excinuclease ABC subunit UvrC, whose translation MQEPSLELQLSTLPNNPGVYQFYDAEDKILYVGKAKNLKKRVSSYFTKNHEIGKTRVLVKKIRSIKHIVVPTESDALLLENNLIKKYQPRYNVLLKDDKSYPWICIKNERFPRIFPTRRHIKDGSEYFGPYTSMKTVKTLLDLIKSVYPLRTCNYDLSKEKIASGKYKVCLEYHLKNCKGPCEDYQDAEEYHRQIEEIREILKGNFKSSLQYFKNQMKIFAQEMRFEEAQDIKEKVAVLENYQVRTTIVNPKINNVDVFSIISDEAFAYVNYLQLSHGSIIRSHTLEIKKKLDESDADLLALAIVEIRQRFKSLTREIYVPFSVEVEQDVKITIPKLGDKKRILELSERNAKLQRQERFNQIKIMDPDRHTNRLMAQMKRDLRLSEEPRHIECFDNSNIQGTNPVAACVVFKNGKPSKKEYRHYNIKTVDGPDDFASMEEVVFRRYKRLLEEEEPLPQLIVIDGGKGQLSSALKSLDLLGLRGKIAIIGIAKRLEEIYFPGDSIPLYLDKKSESLKVIQFLRNEAHRFGITFHRNKRSAGAISSELEAIEGIGGKTIEDLLKRFKSVKRVKEASLEQLAETVGMARAKKVYESFH comes from the coding sequence ATGCAAGAACCATCTCTAGAATTACAGCTTAGTACACTGCCTAATAATCCAGGAGTATATCAGTTTTATGATGCTGAAGATAAAATTCTGTATGTAGGGAAGGCTAAGAATCTAAAGAAAAGGGTAAGCTCTTATTTTACTAAAAATCATGAAATTGGCAAAACGCGTGTATTAGTAAAGAAAATAAGGAGTATAAAACATATCGTTGTTCCTACAGAGTCAGATGCACTTCTTTTAGAGAATAATTTAATTAAGAAATACCAGCCCAGGTATAATGTTCTTTTAAAAGACGATAAATCCTATCCTTGGATTTGTATTAAGAACGAGCGTTTTCCGAGAATTTTTCCGACTAGGAGGCATATTAAAGACGGGTCTGAATATTTTGGACCGTATACGAGTATGAAAACGGTAAAAACCTTGCTCGATTTAATTAAGAGTGTATATCCATTGCGTACCTGTAATTATGATTTGTCAAAAGAAAAAATAGCGTCTGGTAAATATAAAGTATGTCTTGAGTATCACCTCAAAAACTGCAAGGGCCCTTGTGAAGATTATCAAGATGCAGAAGAGTATCACAGGCAGATAGAAGAAATTCGTGAAATACTAAAAGGTAATTTTAAATCCTCGCTTCAGTATTTTAAAAATCAAATGAAAATCTTTGCTCAAGAAATGCGCTTTGAGGAGGCGCAAGATATCAAGGAAAAAGTAGCAGTGCTAGAGAATTATCAAGTAAGAACTACCATCGTAAACCCTAAAATTAACAATGTAGATGTTTTTTCTATCATATCAGATGAAGCTTTTGCATACGTGAATTACTTGCAACTTTCACATGGTTCAATTATACGATCACATACTTTAGAGATAAAGAAGAAGTTGGATGAGTCTGATGCAGACCTTTTGGCTTTAGCTATTGTAGAAATTCGTCAAAGATTTAAATCGCTAACAAGAGAAATATATGTACCGTTCTCTGTAGAGGTAGAACAGGATGTTAAGATTACTATTCCTAAGTTAGGCGATAAAAAAAGAATTTTAGAATTATCAGAGCGGAATGCTAAACTTCAACGACAAGAGCGTTTCAACCAAATAAAAATCATGGATCCAGATCGCCATACGAATAGGTTGATGGCCCAGATGAAAAGAGATTTAAGATTGTCTGAAGAGCCAAGACATATAGAATGTTTTGATAACTCCAACATTCAAGGAACCAATCCTGTTGCTGCTTGTGTGGTGTTTAAGAATGGAAAACCATCTAAAAAAGAGTATCGCCACTATAATATTAAAACTGTAGATGGTCCAGATGATTTTGCTTCGATGGAAGAAGTAGTTTTTAGGCGCTACAAAAGACTTTTAGAAGAAGAAGAGCCGTTACCGCAGTTAATTGTTATTGATGGCGGTAAAGGGCAATTGTCATCGGCATTAAAAAGTCTAGATCTATTAGGTTTGCGTGGGAAAATAGCGATTATCGGAATTGCGAAGCGTTTAGAGGAAATTTATTTCCCAGGAGATTCAATTCCCTTATATTTAGATAAAAAGTCAGAAAGTCTAAAAGTTATTCAATTTCTCAGGAATGAAGCGCACCGTTTTGGAATTACGTTCCATCGAAATAAGAGAAGTGCTGGGGCAATTTCGTCTGAGTTGGAAGCTATTGAAGGTATAGGTGGTAAAACAATAGAAGATTTGCTGAAAAGATTTAAATCGGTAAAAAGGGTTAAAGAGGCTTCATTAGAGCAATTGGCTGAAACAGTAGGAATGGCTAGAGCAAAAAAAGTATACGAGAGTTTTCATTAA